In Lolium perenne isolate Kyuss_39 chromosome 5, Kyuss_2.0, whole genome shotgun sequence, the sequence TTGATTTATATTTTCTAAAATTTAAAACACAAATTCTGAGTGTTCCTAAATAAAAGGTTACATGTAGCTCGATTTTGTTTAAGTTTTTCGCTATCAGATGGAAGATGTAATGTGGGTTGCCGATTAATAATAAAGTGTGCAACCAAGCCCTACCGCTTTTAAATAAATGTTTCTCACTAAAATTTAGGACGCGACATAAACTGGAGTACTTATTATTTTTTTACTAGTACTCTTCATCCATTAATAGATATTCGATATTTCATCTAAATTTCGATGTATCTATGCACTAAAGAGTGTCTAGATTCATTTGAATTTAGATAGGCACTAGGCAGTAGTAGAAACGGGATCAGGGAGCACCGATTCACAAAGTCAGTCGTCCTCCGATCCAATCCTGGTCCTGGTTGAGCCCAACGAATTCGCCCTCCCGTCCCGTCTTCCCCGGCGAGGTCTAGAAGCATGGCGACGCCAcagcgccgccgtccgccgccgtCGCTTCCTGACCACCTCCTCGAGTTGATCTTGGCCCGCCTCCCGCCGGAAGACCCCTCCTGCCTCCTCCGCGCTTCCCTCGTCTGCAAGCCCTGGCGCAACCTCATCCACGCCTCCACcttcttcctccacctcctcgacCTCGGCCGGGCGCCCCAGATGCTAGGCTTCCTCCACGACTCCGATTTCGAGGGCCGCCTCGAGTACGTCCGCACCTCCCCGCTCTCcttccccttccccctccccGACCGCGACTGCTGGTACCTCCTCGGCTACCGCCACGGCCGCGCCCTCTTCCACTCCAGGGGCACCGACGACAACCTCAGCCTCCTCCTCTGGGTGCCTTTCACCGGCCAACGCACGGAAGTGGCGGTTCCCGCGGCGTTCCATTCCGAGCGCACCTACGCCACCGTGATCTGCGCGGCGGACGCCTGCCACCACCGCGCCTGCCACGAAGGTCCCTTCTCAATCGTCCTGGTATTCACCGACCCCGAAGAGCAAGACGCGGACCGGCGATACTTCACGTCGGCGTGCGTGTACTCGTCGGAGACTCGCACCTGGGGCAAGGTGGTCTCGGCCAGCGGCGTGTGCCTCATCTGCGATACCCCCGCCCTGCTCGTCGGGAACTCTCTGCTCTACTTCCTGTCCAACTGTGGGCGCATCGTCGAGTACGATTTGGCCCGGCGTAGCCTGGCTTGGATCAGACCACCATACCGTGACCCCAACGCCGCATTGTACAAGAGGATGATGCTCGTGCAGGTGGGGGATGCTGGGCTTGGAGTCGTGCTCGTGCAGCCCGACCCTGATACGCATGGGTTTTCCGATGGCTCTGACTGTCTCTGCGTCTGGTCAAGAAAGTCGAATCAAGGTGGTCGTGCGGAATGGGTAGAGCTTGGGGTAATCTACCTTCAAGATTCCATCTCTCATGTTGTCAGCACCACGTCCGTAGGCATAACAGCATTTCTCATTGGCTTTGCCGAGGGAGCAAACACTGTTTTCCTGACCACCCGGGAAGATGATGCCATTTTTACAGTTGACCTCCAGTCAAAGCAGGCGAGGAAGGTGTCCCAATGTACCTGGACTATCGACCGTTTGGCGCCGGTTCTCACCTCCTACACTTCAGCTTCTACACTCCAGGCACCTCAAGGTGAGCACCGCAGCCTCACTGCTTTCAGCTCTAgcgacgacgaagaggaagaatgGGACGAAGATCAGAGACGATTGATGTTTGGCATGGGGCTGGAAGCCATCGAGAGGGGGCGCTTTGTTGCTGCTGTTGATTACCTCCGCAAGGCCCTGGAGCTCAGGTTTGGAGTCTACTCCCAAACGCCATTCCTATTAACTGCTCTTAATGATTTCCCATTGTTTTCTTGTGCCCTTTGCTTCGAGGCCTTCCAGGCTTTGTCTTTTGTAGTTTGGGATGCAACCTTAGTGGGTTTCAGGTGTAAGAAGGATATGTGGTTACCAAATGGCTGTTTAGGTTTCTTGTGCTCAGTGGCTTGTGATAAGAGTTTGATGAATTATCGAGTGCCCTGTTCTATTTGATACCAATACTTGGGAGTCGGAGGATCTGGCTGGCGATACATTTGTTATGATGTGTGAGCTGCAAACAGCATCAATTTAATGTGCAGTTACTTCAGCGGTATGTGTTATCTTATTTCGTAAATATGTCTATGCATCTCAAGTACCTAATAGCTGCAAATATTTCATCGCAGTGTGCTTTATTATATATGCTATCGCACAATGAATCTGTTGCACGATTATATTTCTTAATCTGTGCAAGCACTTGTCACTTGCTATAAAAGGTAATCAACATAGAAGATAATTACTCATTGGCACCTTTTGTCATCAGAATGATGGATGTAACAATTGTGGATTTGTGTTGGTTAGCTTAAATTGTTTTGCTATATCTCAGACTACGTCACCTGTTATGGCCTTGCATTACTTAGCAATGACAAGTTTACGCCTTTTGCTGTCACCTAGGGTTGCACGTTACGGTGAACTTTCTCCGAAGTGTGCTAGCACGTATTACCAATATGGACGTGCATTGCTAAAAAGAGCTCAGAAGGCGGCCAGCATTATTCCCAAGAGTCCACTATATGAAAAAACAGTTGAGGGTACAACCagcggatctgatactggaaactCAGAGAACAGTGATAGCAAAGAAGGTATAGCTTCATCTGTTTATGTTCATACAGTCATATCAACTAAAATATATCATTAGTTCGTGTATCTGTATATGTAATAACAATCTCCTGATGACAAGCTTTCGTCGCTCCCTCTCTCTGTGCCTGTACCGGCTAAATGGTACACAGAATAAACTGCTAAGTGCTAATCAGTAATGTACTCATGTATTGGCAAAGTAAATAGTCTTGTTTGGAACTTGGTGATGTTTGCCGTTTTGAGTTGTCTGTTGGATTCTCATCATCATCCAATAAGTGGCCATTTAATCTCAGTGGTTTTGCTAGTATTGTTCTTGTGGCGCATTCAAATTTTAAACTATAAGTAGTAGATGACTTTGCAGAAAGTAGAAAATGCTTTTATTGCTCATAAAAAGCTTGTTTATGTGCTGACCATATTTTTTACATGTGTATGCCTGTATAGTGCATATGTAAAAAAAGTACTTATTTTGTGCCTGTTCATACACTAGAAATTGCTGAATGGCAATGCCAGATTAAACAAATATGCACATTTGAAGCACTGGTTCATTCAGTCATTATTGACCAATGTTAATTTTGTTAAACTGATTAAGTTGGATCCTTTACTGAACAATACATATCTCCTTGCTTTTAATGCTGATTGCTCTTTATATTGTTTCACGAACACTGGAActacctccgatccataatagtgtcggggttttagttcaaattgacaaatttgaactaaaaacCCAACACTTACTATTGATCGGAGGGAGAATAATTTATCTTCTTGTTTAGTGTGTTTTCCTTCCTACCATGGTTCATACTGAAATAGTCGTTCATTAGGGCAAAACTCAAATAGGAAATATCAGGAAGATAGAAATGGTGATGGTGACAAGGATGATATCAAGGCAGCATGCAATGCTATTGATTCTGATCTGGATCTTGCCTTGCATATGCTGGAAGTTGCAAGAGGAATAGTTGAAGAAAGCAAAGTCAACACCGTGGAGATCTTCAGAATCCTTTCTGCTCTGACTGAGGTGTTCACGGAAAAGAGGAAGAGGTAGTGCATGTTATCTTTGTTACTCATGCATCACATTTAACTGGCGAATGGTGGACACTGCAGAGGGCGATTGTGACTGCATCAAAGCTTTAACATCCTATCTTGTTAGTATTGCCAAACTGTATCCTGTTTGTGGACTAAACTTTCAGTTGTCCATCATATAGTAGTATAAAGCAAAGCATATTTGCAAGCCCAAGTGCTGCATATTAACTGAATTTTGTAAGGTAAGTAAAGTGGATTTTGTTCATGTTACCAACATGGTTTTCCTGGTGAATGGTGTGATGATGTTGTGGTATTGTGGGAGTTCTTTCTAGACCGTATGTACACTTCCTAAATTCTGAGCCCAATGTTAAGTTCCATATGAAGTCTGCTGTTTTCTTATTAACATAATAACTTTCTGTCACGTTCTATGTCTAGTTTTCCACACAAAAACGTCGTATATCTTATATTGTAAACCATGTCCAAGTAAAAGGTACCCAAAGTAGGACCCCTCGTACGAAGCCGGCCACACATCCACGCGTGGACTCGATGTGCCGTGCTGCGCGCGTGTCGCCTGCGTCGTCCGATCCGATCTCGCCTAGCTGCTACTTGCATGCACAACTTTCGATTGGTTCTGTCGCCATTCAATTTCCTTCCCGACGTCTTCCATCGCCGTGACCTACGCCCTAGGGAATGCATACTTTCTGGACGGATCTTGCGGCACCTCTATATCAACAACCCGCAGTCTTCGAACCTCCTCTTATACTATTGTTACATCATAGGCGCACAATCGATCTACCGAGAACCAAGCAATCACAGCTTAATAAGACGACACCGAGATTTGGTAACACAGTTTGGCGAACTCACCTATTCTGCTGGACATATTATGGGCGCACCTTTTCTTTGATACCACAACTCTTGGCCGTGTTAGGCACCGACACAAGCTGCCGGCTCCCTTTGAGCTCCTACTGCTATCAAGTCGGCATAGGTTACAATATGTGGTGCCCCTCATATTATATGGGAGGCTCAGGCTACTAGAGTACAACTCGAACACTACACCTAATCTATCTACACTTTTAAATCTCAAACTCCAAACATAACCCAACTCGTACACAACATAATCTAGATTACAAGTAGGTGGAGAGGGGATGAAGATGGTGAAGGTGTTGATGAAGTGTTGAAGTCGATGGAGGCGGCTTCGATGCTTCAACGGCAATGAGATCTTATCTGGCGGCGGAATGATGTTTTTCTCTCTCCGTGTTCATCAAATGCTTTGGGCCCCTTCACGTTTTATATTGGGTTTGTTGAAATATCTGTAAAGAATCTGCTTAGCATATTCTGTTGTAGCTTTCGGTAATGTATAAACCGAATTATCTCTTGCCTAGTTTAGCTAGCTAGATGATCAATGTAATCAATCTCTGTAATTCCCTTCCGGTGGCTTTGGTGAACCGGCCGTATAAATACATGGCAACCCGAGACAAAGGGCATAGCCTTCCCCCAAAATtgttatggtatcagagcctacctcttccacatctTCGATCATGGCGGCTTCTTCCTCGTCCGCCCAAAACCACAACAATTCTCTTGGCTTTCCAGTTCCTACAGAGAAACTCACCAGGGAGAACTTCACCCTTTGGAGGGCGCAAGTGATGCCGCCACTTCGCGGCAACTACCTCGTCGGGTATCTGAACGGCTCCATCCCTCAGCCGCCGGAGTGGCTGACGACCAAGAAGAAGGACGCTGATGGCAAGGAGAAGGAGGAGCGGATCCTCAACCCTGCCCACTTCTAGTGGATGGACACGGATCAGAAGGTCCTCGGCTTCATCTTATCCTCGCTGTCTCGCGAGGTTCTGACCCAAGTTTCTGGGATGGAAACATCTGCGGAGGTCTGGAGCGCCCTCACTGGTATGTACTCGTCACAGTCTCGTGCTCGCATCATGCAACTCCGCATGCAGCTGGCAGGTACTCAGAAGAAGGAGATGTCCATTGCTGACTACGTCGCCAAGATGAAAGGCCTGGCCGATAGTATGGCGTCGGCAGGCCAGAGGCTAGAAGACGACGACCTCGCTACCTACATCCTCTCCGGCCTCGACGCGGACTGGAACCCGCTGGTCTCGTCCATGACCACAAGGACGGACCCGGTGGCTTTGAGCGATCTCTACGCTCACCTCCTGGCCTTCGAGACAAGGCTCGAGATtcagggcggcggcggtggtgcgccGTACCAGTCCTCCATCAACTCCGCCCAGCGAGGCGGACACCGTGGTGGTCGCGGAGGTGGCCGCGACAACTTCCGTGGTCGTGGCGGCGATCGCGGAAACGGCTACCAGCGGGCACGGAacgacaacaacaactacaaccgtgcccgcaacaaccagaacggtggtggtggctaccgcaactacaacaactacgggcactacaacaacaacaacaacaaggggCGTCCCCAGTGCCAGCTCTGCGGCAAAACTGGACATGAGGCGCTCGGATGCTGGGAACGGTTCAACCGTGACTATCACGGCGAGGAGAAGGCGGCTGGTTCTACATCTCATGCATATGGGGTGGATACAAACTGGTACATCGACTCGGGAGCAACCGATCATATCACGGGTGACCTTGAGAAGCTCACTGTGAGGGAAAGGTACAATGGCCACGAGCAGGTGCACACCGCGAGTGGCGCAGGTATGAACATTAGTCACATCGGTCAATCTACTTATCATACCCCTCATCGAAATTTCCACCTCAAAAATATCTTGCACATTCCAAAAGCTTCCAAGAACTTACTTTCTACTCACAAGTTTGCATGCGATAATGATATTTTCTTTGAGATTCACCCATATTTCTTTCTTATTAAGGATCGGGAGTCGAAGAAAACTCTTCATCACGGTAGATGCCAAGGAGGTCTCTACCCTCTACCACAACCTCACAAGCAAGCCTTTCATGCCATCAAGCCCAGCACCACCCGGTGGCACCATCGTTTGGGTCATCCATCTTCAATAATCGtgcaagaaattatcaataagttTAGTCTTCCTTGTTCTAAGGATTTGAGTCATGAGTCAGTGTGTGATGCCTGTCAAAAGGCCAAGAGTCATCAGCTTCCATACCCTAAGTCTTTTAGTGTTTCATCGAGTCCGCTTGAACTTATTTTTTCGGATGTGTGGGGCGCTGCGCCCGAGTCTATTAATAAAAACAAATACTATGTGAGCTTTATCGATGATTTCAGTAAATTTACTTGGATTTATCTTCTTAAAAAGAAGTCTGATGTCTTCCAACGATTTCTTGATTTCCAAAATCATGTTGAACGCCTTTTTGACAAAAAGATCATCACCttgcaaactgattggggtggtGAATATCAGAAATTGAATTCTTTCTTTCAACGTGTTGGCATTACACACCACGTCTCTTGTCCGCATGCACACCAACAAAACGGTTCCGCCGAAAGAAAGCACCGGCATATTGTTGAAGTTGGGCTTTCTCTTCTTGCACAAGCTTCCATGCCCCTAAAATTTTGGGATGAGGCGTTCTTAACAGCCACTTATCTTATTAATCGTGTTCCTAGTAGAGTCATTGATCATGATACTCCTTTGGAACGATTGCTTCAAGAAAAACCAAATTTTAATCTTCTTCGCACTTTTGGATGTGCGGTCTGGCCAAATCTCCGTCCTTACAACAAACGGAAACTTGAGTTTCGTTAAAAAATGTGTGCTTTTATTGGCTATAGCAACATGCACAAAGGATACAAATGCCTTGATATCTCCACTGGTCGAGTCTATATTTCGCGTGATGTTGTTTTTGACGAGACAATTTTTCCATCTGCTCGTCTTCATCCAAATGCCGGTGCACGCCTGCGGGCTGAAATCTTGCTACTTcccgaaaattcctcttatacatCGGGGGATGATATTGTAGATGACAGATTGACTAATGTTTTTCCTGCTAATGCCACTAATTCTTTGCCTCAAGATCGTGTGCAGCAGGACCGGGTGCAGCTAGCAAATTCGGAAGAAGAGGCAGATATGCATGCACCATCAGGGGAACATTCCCCTGCGTTGACGCAATCCACTCTAGGAGCAGCGCCTGATCCGCACGCGTCCCCAGCTGGAGCGAGCCAGGACGCCTCGCACGCGGCATCGTTCGACGGAACTCCCGCGTCCACCGGACCCATCACGTCGACCCGCTCTGGATCCTCTACCTCAACTGCCGCGTCAACACCCGGCCACACAACTTCCGTGGGATCGCCTACGCGCACTGCGTCCGCTCCAACCGCCAGCCCAGGATCTTCAGTGACATCTGCGCCTGCGGCCCCTCCTGTGCAACCGACTCGAGCTGTAACTCGTGCACAGAACAATATCCATCGACCAAAACAATTTTTCCCCGGAATTATACGATATGGTGGTTTTTGTGCTACAGGTGAACCTGAGACGTGGCAAGAAGCACTTGATGATCCTCAATGGAAACAAGCCATGGAGTTGGAATATGATGCTCTGCGCCGTAATGAGACGTGGCATCTCGTTCCGGCGCAAGCGGGGAGAAACGTCATCGATTGCAAATGGGTCTACAAGATAAAACGAAAATCAGATGGTACTGTTGACCGTTTTAAAGCAAGACTCGTAGCCAAAGGGTTCAAGCAGAGATACGGTATTGATTATGAGGACACGTTTAGTCCGGTTGTCAAAATTGCAACAATTCGTCTTGTTTTGTCTATTGCTGTTTCCAGGGGGTGGCAACTCCGCCAACTAGATGTACAGAAcgcgtttcttcatggtgttctggaagaggaagttTATATGCGGCAACCACCTGGGTTCGAAGAAAAGGGGAAGTCACACTATGTATGCAAGCTAGACAAGGCAATATATGGCCTAAAACAAGCACCTCGTGCATGGTACTCTCGTCTTAGCTCAAAATTACACAGTCTTGGTTTTGTCCCATCTAAGTCAGACACATCTCTGTTTATCTTCCATCATAATGGCGTTACAATATATATGCtaatctatgttgatgatattattgtcACAAGTTCTTCTGAGACAGCTGTCACAACACTTCTGTACAAATTGAGAGAAGAGTTTGCTCTTAAAGACCTTGGAAAATTACATTACTTCTTGGGAATAGAGGTAAAACATGTCTCGGATGGTATAATTTTATCACAAGAAAAATATGCACATGATATACTTAAGAGAGTTGGTATGCACACATGCAAAGCTATGAACACTCCTATGGCAAGCACGGAAAAGTTGTCCATTGAGCAAGGTTCGGTTTTGGAACAAGAAGATGCCACTAAATATCGCAGTGTTGTTGGTGGTTTACAATATCTTGCTATGACTCGGCCTGACATCTCTTTTGCAGTTAATAAAGTATGTCAATTTCTACATGCTCCTACCACGGATCATTGGACAACCGTTAAGAGAATTTTAAGATACATCAAGGGTTCATGTAACTTGGGTATAAAAATTCGAAAATCCTCCTCCACACTTGTAAGTGCTTTCTCTGACGCTGATTGGGCAGGAGATTGTGATGATCGTCGATCAACTGGAGGTTTCGCAGTATATTTTGGCTCAAATCTTGTATCATGGAGTGCACGGAAGCAACCAACAGTTTCTAGATCAAGCACTGAAGCAGAGTATAAAGCCTTAGCAAACGCCACAGCTGAAATCATATGGTTGCAGTCTATCCTTGATGAACTGGGAGTATCAAGGCCTACAACTGCACGTTTATGGTGCGATAATCTTGGGGCAACATATTTATCTGCTAATCCTATTTTTCATGTAAGAACTAAACATATTGAGATCGACTACCACTTTGTTCGAGAAAGGGTAGCAAGCAAACTTCTTGACATTCGGTTTATACCGACAGGAGATCAAGTTGCTGATGGGTTTACAAAACCACTTGCAGTACGCCAGCTAGAAAATTTCAAGCGCAATCTCAACCTCTCCCGGCTGtgattgagggggtgtgttgaaaTATCTGTAAAGAATCTGCTTAGCATATTCTGTTGTAGCTTTCGGTAATGTATAAACCGAATTATCTCTTGCCTAGTTTAGCTAGCTAGATGATCAATGTAATCAATCTCTGTAATTCCCTTCCGGTGGCTTTGGTGAACCGGCCGTATAAATACATGGCAACCCGAGACAAAGGGCATAGCCTTCCCCCAAAATTGTTAGGGTTTGATAAGGCGGAGCTACCTACACATGGTACGATCATTTGGTACGGCGGGGATGACCGTACCATGGGTCGTTAAGTTGTATGTCGATCATCTCGCGGCCCTAGTTGACTTGGTGATGATTCCAGGCTGAGATTTTACACTAATTGCCCTTGATTTTCTCCTATTTGCTTCAATTTCTGCATAAAACAATTAAAGAAAAGGATTTGTACACCCAAGTGTGAATTAGCATTTATTAGTAGAGATAGAAAGATATTCACTGCATATTGTAACGAAATATCCCGATTTAGATGGAGACAATAGGGTCATTTTCTCTAGATTCGAATGTACGTAGACACTaaatagcatgtacatacatctaAATTTGATAAATCTAAGACAAGTTTTATTGGACGGAGGAAGTACTAATGAACTTAGGATTTTACTCTGCTACACTGTAGCGTTGAGTGGTGATGGACATCGAGGGCACCAGCACTGCACGCCCATCTCCTTCATTACCGGCGTCATCTTCCCCTACATCCGCGCAACATTACGTGCACGTACACCTACCAAACCCAACAGATCGACAATACACAACGTCGCCCTGCTCCGCGCCCAGATCGAACACGACCTCTCCTCCGGCGTCCCCGGCGCCATACCAGTTCCGCCACTGACGTCTCCAGGTCACCGGCGCGCGTGGAGGCCATAATCGAAAGCTCCTTGCGATCAAGCAGCTCCAGGGCCGGGAAATGGCTTCGACATTGGCAAGCAAGGCAGCCTATACGAGAATGTTCCCGAAGCTCTGGCATGTTGGCGCGCGTGGTTGTAAAGCTAATTATCCTAGTACTACGTAACTAAGTAGGATTCAGCATTAGCAGTAATAAGGCCTTATATATATGTATCAATCCATGTGTACGACTACGACACCACCGATCTAAATCTGAGCATCTCCCATCACCTCTAACCCTaagcccctctctctccctcccttccTCCTTTCTCTTGGCCGGAAATGGACACAGTTTCCATCTCGTCGGTGCCGCCGGCATTTCGTCACGGCTGCCATGCGAACACGTCGCCGTACGTGCCTCCCCCGCCGCCGCGTCGTGTCGTCGTCGCCCTCGTTCAGTGGACCCGCCCTGCTCCAGGGTGGCACAAGCTGAACTTCGACGGCTCGGTGCACCATGACGGCTCTGGGCGCGCGAGCATCGGTGGAGTTATCCGGGACAGCTACGGCCGCACCGTGCTGGCATTCGGCGAGAGGACGCCGCATGCCGGGGTGGGCGAGGTCGAGGCCAGGGCGCTCATCCACGGCCTCCACCTTGCGCTGCAGAAAGGATGCGACCGGCTGGTGGTAGAGGGCGACGACCTCACGCTGGTGCGGCTGCTTCGCGGCGAGTCGCCGCACACGCGGATCCCGTGGGCCATGTACAACCAGATCGTCCAGCTGCTCAGCTACTTCCGAGACGTAGTGGTGCAGCATGTGTACCGAGAAGGGAACGCGGTGGCCGATGCCCTGTGCCATGAGGCGTACCGGTGCTCCAACCTCTGGACGGACCACCAACTAGTGCCGCCGGCGGTTCGGGCCAAGCTGGAGGACGACCGTCGTGGTGTCGTGCACCCGCGGTACCGATCAGCGTGAAGACATGATCAAGCAGATCGACTCCTCTTTTCGAGCCAAGAAGAACAAGAAAATCGATGGGGCAGAAAGCTAGAAGCATTTCAGAATCGGAGAAGACATGATCAAGATCGACTTCTCCTCACAAGAAGTACAAGGAAATCGATGGGGCAGAAACCTAGCTAGAAGCATGCCAGAATCGGAGAAGAGGTGTCCCGGCGAGATTTGGCATACACTTGGCGGCGTCGACGACAGCCTGTTCCAGATACTCTTCCTCACCGATGTCTACCACAAAGCCACAGCCGCAATACAGGTATGAGTTGCATCCATTTCTAACTCGATAAGCAAACAAAACTTCACAAATATGAGTTGCATCGTATATCTATTTTACACAAGGCTCGTCTTTTACACACTCATAATACATTTTGGTTTCGCAGGTCCCGAGGTGGTGTAGCCCTAGGCGCAAGCGATGTTCACCGCTTCAACAACAGTATAGATCGGAGACGGCAGTAGCACGTTGTTCTGGCGCGATCCATGGATCCAAGGTACTCCTAGGAATATTGGCTCCTGCAATCCTTGCGAGCTCGTCAAGCTATCTTCCAAGGTACCATTCACAATCAGCAAATAGTTTTATGAGGTTGCATCTAGCTAGTAGTTAAACTTGGGATGTTTCGCAATTGCATACACATTTTTTAACTCTGGGGGACAAACAAACTTCACAAACATGAGTTGCATCGTATACCCATTTTACACAAGAACTGTACATGCCAAGGCTCTCATCTTTCACACACTCACCATACATTTCGGTTTCGCAGGTCTCCAGGTCGTGTCGCCGGAGGCGCAAGCGATGTTCATCACCACCTCAACAACAGTAGAGATCGGAGACGGCAGCAGCACATTGTTCTGGCACGATCCGTGTATCCAAGGTACTCCTAGGAATGTATGCTCTGGCAATCCTTACTCTAGTCAAGCTATCTTCCAAGACTATCCAGCAGCAGTTGGACTGGAGACATCAGACTATCAGAGGCCGCCTTTCCCCACAGGCCATCCCAGGGCCTGGGCCATCCTTCAGTTCATTAGCCTCTGGTGATATGTGGAGATGGAGGTGGACTCCAGAGGGGACTCACTCCTCGAAAtcagcatacaacttgtgcttcgGATTCAGCCGCTAATTCCTTCAAGAACAAGAGCAGGTTTCAACAGCTCAGCCCTATGCATCTTCCGAGCAATTTTGATTGAGACGAACAAGCACATCTTCAAGGACAAGAGCTCTACGACATAGGAGGTGGTGGAGACGTTCAAGAACAGCCTAAAGGAGTGGAAAACagtgaagcttcgtggaattgcaAGAGTACCATCATTGTAATAGGGTAGAGTGGACTAAGCCCTGATGCTCCGCCTGTGGAGTCATCAGTGGGACAGAGGCCTTGATGGCACTGGCAAAAATCTTGTAAATTACATTCTCTCTATCTTAATATATTGACATGTACAGCTCCAGCGGTGTCCTCGAAGAAAAAAGGTCTTGAGGTGCTCCATAAGGTTTGGAAACACGGTGCTCTTT encodes:
- the LOC127299667 gene encoding uncharacterized protein; translated protein: MATPQRRRPPPSLPDHLLELILARLPPEDPSCLLRASLVCKPWRNLIHASTFFLHLLDLGRAPQMLGFLHDSDFEGRLEYVRTSPLSFPFPLPDRDCWYLLGYRHGRALFHSRGTDDNLSLLLWVPFTGQRTEVAVPAAFHSERTYATVICAADACHHRACHEGPFSIVLVFTDPEEQDADRRYFTSACVYSSETRTWGKVVSASGVCLICDTPALLVGNSLLYFLSNCGRIVEYDLARRSLAWIRPPYRDPNAALYKRMMLVQVGDAGLGVVLVQPDPDTHGFSDGSDCLCVWSRKSNQGGRAEWVELGVIYLQDSISHVVSTTSVGITAFLIGFAEGANTVFLTTREDDAIFTVDLQSKQARKVSQCTWTIDRLAPVLTSYTSASTLQAPQGEHRSLTAFSSSDDEEEEWDEDQRRLMFGMGLEAIERGRFVAAVDYLRKALELRVARYGELSPKCASTYYQYGRALLKRAQKAASIIPKSPLYEKTVEGTTSGSDTGNSENSDSKEGQNSNRKYQEDRNGDGDKDDIKAACNAIDSDLDLALHMLEVARGIVEESKVNTVEIFRILSALTEVFTEKRKR